Proteins from a single region of Verrucomicrobiales bacterium:
- the hypE gene encoding hydrogenase expression/formation protein HypE, whose protein sequence is MKPEFSTSCPLPLADHPNVLLAHGGGGRLMNQLIEKLFLPAFGNPLLNQRHDGAVIDVRGQRLAFTTDSYVVRPLFFPGGDIGTLAVNGTVNDLVMCGARPKWLSAGFIIEEGLPMETLWRVVQSMRQAAAAAGVELVTGDTKVVDKGKGDGLFINTAGLGVVGHNVVIAPARVVPGDVVLLSGDVGRHGMAIMSVREGLQFESTIESDCAPLTAPVLALLDAGVEIHCLRDLTRGGLASALNEIAVAARVQVDIDESALPVREEVRGACEILGLDPLYVANEGRFVAFISPRDLPRALDLLHAHALGADAKFIGTVGAGTPGLVTLKNRLGVARVLDLLSGEQLPRIC, encoded by the coding sequence ATGAAACCTGAATTCAGCACCAGTTGTCCGCTGCCATTGGCCGACCACCCAAACGTCCTGCTCGCCCACGGCGGCGGCGGACGGCTCATGAACCAGCTCATCGAGAAGCTGTTCCTGCCCGCGTTTGGCAACCCGCTGCTCAACCAACGTCACGACGGCGCGGTGATTGACGTGCGCGGTCAGCGCCTCGCCTTCACGACCGATTCCTACGTCGTGCGTCCGCTCTTCTTCCCCGGCGGCGACATCGGCACGCTGGCGGTCAACGGCACGGTCAACGACCTGGTCATGTGCGGGGCGCGACCGAAGTGGCTCAGCGCCGGGTTCATCATCGAAGAGGGTTTACCCATGGAAACGCTCTGGCGGGTGGTGCAGTCCATGCGGCAAGCCGCCGCTGCTGCGGGAGTCGAACTCGTCACGGGCGACACCAAGGTGGTGGACAAGGGCAAAGGCGACGGACTGTTCATCAACACTGCGGGGCTGGGCGTGGTCGGACACAACGTCGTGATTGCACCGGCTCGTGTGGTGCCCGGCGACGTGGTGCTGTTGAGTGGCGACGTGGGCCGGCACGGCATGGCCATCATGTCCGTGCGCGAAGGTCTCCAGTTTGAGAGCACGATTGAGAGCGATTGTGCGCCGCTGACCGCGCCGGTGCTGGCGCTGCTCGACGCAGGTGTTGAAATCCACTGCCTGCGCGACCTGACTCGCGGCGGACTCGCCAGTGCGCTGAACGAAATCGCCGTTGCCGCCCGCGTGCAGGTGGACATCGACGAAAGCGCCCTGCCCGTGAGGGAGGAAGTGCGCGGAGCATGCGAAATTCTTGGCCTCGACCCGCTCTACGTGGCCAACGAAGGCCGCTTCGTGGCCTTCATCTCCCCGCGTGACCTCCCGCGCGCTCTCGATCTGCTGCACGCCCACGCGCTCGGAGCCGACGCCAAGTTCATCGGAACCGTGGGCGCCGGCACACCCGGCCTGGTCACACTCAAAAACCGCCTCGGCGTTGCGCGCGTGCTCGACCTCCTGAGCGGCGAACAGTTGCCGAGGATTTGCTGA
- a CDS encoding sigma-70 family RNA polymerase sigma factor, translated as MEANTDPSAEVGRIQHPEYIAEWRELPDQIVLKRETTRLIETVLTQLADKHRVVFVLRDVEGMSVRETANAMRIIEVNVKVRLLRARLQLREQLTRSFDGAAMRVQRASLLRRPNRTRALSAYAGFSAFNAP; from the coding sequence ATGGAAGCCAACACCGACCCTTCGGCTGAAGTCGGGCGCATCCAGCATCCAGAATACATCGCAGAGTGGCGCGAATTGCCTGACCAGATCGTTCTTAAGCGCGAAACTACACGGCTCATCGAGACGGTATTGACCCAACTCGCTGACAAACATCGCGTGGTGTTCGTGCTCCGCGATGTGGAAGGTATGTCCGTGAGGGAAACCGCGAATGCGATGCGCATCATCGAGGTCAACGTGAAGGTGCGCCTGCTGCGCGCCCGCCTGCAACTGCGCGAGCAGTTGACCCGGTCTTTCGATGGTGCGGCGATGCGCGTGCAACGCGCGTCACTACTACGAAGGCCGAACCGAACTCGAGCACTTTCCGCCTACGCCGGTTTCTCGGCTTTCAACGCTCCTTGA
- a CDS encoding calcium/sodium antiporter: protein MLLDITFLVAGLVLIFKGGELFVSAAVRVAEMLRMPRVVIGGTLVSLVTTSPEMVVSIMAGLKGESGLAVGNAVGSCICNIGLVLGVTAAIKHVDVHPQALRSPLIGMFFFGVVLLLMTLDLVLQRWQGVMLLLGGAAYFAWDFWQDWHNKKPSEVAEATAIAKEAVATRWAWFQTKPGTAVQFLIGAAIVIIGSKLLVDSAVNIAHVLGVPSIIVGLTVLAVGTSFPELVTAITSSRKNVSDIAVGNVVGANIANLTVVIGAAASIREVTMDRLTQLFNFPAMLVSMLLMLWMLKTGKRVTRREGAILLVFYGVYLGAVVVLTVWQKNE from the coding sequence ATGTTGCTGGACATAACATTTCTCGTCGCCGGCCTGGTGCTGATTTTCAAGGGCGGTGAACTGTTTGTGTCAGCGGCCGTGCGCGTCGCCGAGATGCTGCGGATGCCGCGCGTCGTCATCGGCGGCACGCTGGTCAGCCTCGTCACCACTTCGCCAGAGATGGTGGTCTCCATTATGGCCGGGCTGAAGGGCGAGTCGGGTCTGGCCGTGGGCAACGCCGTCGGCTCGTGCATCTGCAACATCGGCCTCGTCCTCGGCGTCACTGCGGCCATCAAGCATGTGGACGTCCATCCGCAGGCGCTCCGTTCGCCCCTCATCGGCATGTTTTTCTTTGGTGTGGTGTTGCTTCTGATGACGCTCGACCTCGTGCTGCAGCGCTGGCAGGGCGTGATGTTGCTCCTTGGTGGGGCGGCTTATTTCGCGTGGGACTTCTGGCAAGACTGGCACAACAAGAAGCCGAGTGAAGTGGCCGAAGCCACGGCCATCGCGAAGGAAGCCGTGGCCACGCGCTGGGCCTGGTTTCAAACCAAGCCGGGCACTGCGGTGCAGTTTCTCATCGGCGCGGCCATCGTGATTATCGGGAGCAAACTGCTAGTGGATTCTGCGGTGAATATCGCTCATGTGCTGGGCGTGCCATCCATCATCGTCGGTTTGACGGTCCTGGCGGTGGGCACCTCCTTTCCGGAATTGGTCACTGCCATCACCTCCAGCCGAAAGAACGTTTCCGACATTGCCGTCGGCAACGTAGTCGGCGCGAACATCGCCAACCTGACTGTGGTGATTGGCGCGGCGGCGTCGATTCGCGAGGTGACGATGGATCGGTTGACGCAGCTCTTCAACTTCCCCGCCATGCTGGTCTCGATGCTCCTGATGTTATGGATGCTGAAGACAGGCAAGCGCGTGACGCGGCGCGAAGGAGCCATCCTGCTGGTCTTTTACGGCGTTTATCTTGGCGCCGTGGTGGTCTTGACGGTTTGGCAAAAGAACGAGTAA
- a CDS encoding response regulator transcription factor translates to MRRLAAAAWDRALGKLPAPHSLPAHWLPSSKRHNFTLSSAAIDRPVKKKIFVVEDHAAVRQGIVETINRENDLVVCGEADDVSFALSVISTASADLVLIDIELKSSSGLELIRELRLLFPALPLIAMTMFDPVRYENQARAAGANNFVVKQEGAEKMLAAIRQALPGDLQETDRE, encoded by the coding sequence ATGCGTCGCCTTGCTGCTGCGGCTTGGGACAGAGCATTGGGCAAATTGCCCGCGCCTCACTCATTGCCCGCACACTGGCTGCCCAGCTCGAAGCGCCATAATTTCACCTTGTCTTCCGCAGCAATCGACCGCCCGGTGAAAAAGAAGATTTTCGTTGTCGAAGACCATGCGGCTGTCCGGCAAGGCATCGTCGAAACCATCAACCGCGAAAACGATTTGGTGGTGTGCGGCGAGGCGGACGATGTGTCGTTTGCCCTTTCAGTCATCAGCACTGCCAGCGCCGACCTTGTGCTGATTGACATCGAGCTCAAATCCTCCAGCGGCCTTGAGTTGATCCGCGAACTACGGCTGCTCTTTCCCGCACTACCGCTCATCGCCATGACGATGTTCGACCCCGTCCGCTACGAAAACCAGGCTCGCGCCGCCGGCGCCAACAACTTCGTGGTCAAGCAGGAGGGAGCGGAGAAGATGCTGGCGGCAATTCGCCAGGCACTGCCCGGCGACCTGCAAGAAACCGACCGCGAATGA
- a CDS encoding HypC/HybG/HupF family hydrogenase formation chaperone: MCLAIPGKVLSIAGDEALQRAGRVSFGGILKEVNLAFVPEAEVGDYVIVHVGVAISRVDGAEAQRVFDYLGQMGELAELQPDSTGKSAP; this comes from the coding sequence ATGTGTTTAGCCATCCCCGGAAAAGTCTTGAGCATCGCTGGTGACGAAGCGTTGCAGCGCGCCGGTCGCGTGAGCTTCGGCGGCATCCTGAAGGAAGTGAACCTCGCCTTCGTTCCGGAGGCGGAGGTTGGCGATTACGTCATCGTGCATGTCGGCGTGGCCATCAGCCGCGTGGACGGAGCGGAGGCGCAGCGCGTTTTCGATTACCTGGGCCAGATGGGCGAACTGGCCGAGCTGCAGCCCGATTCAACCGGCAAATCGGCGCCATGA
- the hypD gene encoding hydrogenase formation protein HypD, whose product MKFLDEYRDAARARQFAVATARTVTRPWTLMEVCGGQTHAIVKFGLDELLPRGLELVHGPGCPVCVTPVELIDKALEIAARPEVIFCSFGDMLRVPGTQADLLSVKARGGDVRIVYSPLGAVKLARENPAREVVFFAVGFETTAPANAMAVAQAREFGLKNFSLLVSHVLVPPAMEAILASAANRVQGFLAAGHVCAVMGFTEYEPISRRYRVPIVVTGFEPLDILQGVLMCVEQLETGRAGVENQYTRAVRREGNTPAQQLIREVFRVVPRKWRGVGEIPQSGLSLSAAYAGFDAEQRFGVADVCAEESSECISGLILQGIRKPHECPAFGTRCTPEHPLGATMVSSEGACAAYHRYRRVQAAQS is encoded by the coding sequence ATGAAATTCCTCGACGAATATCGCGACGCCGCGCGCGCTCGGCAGTTCGCCGTGGCCACTGCCCGTACCGTCACGCGCCCATGGACGCTCATGGAGGTTTGCGGCGGGCAGACGCACGCCATCGTGAAGTTCGGCCTCGATGAACTGTTGCCGCGGGGCCTCGAACTCGTGCATGGGCCGGGTTGTCCGGTGTGCGTCACGCCGGTCGAGCTGATTGACAAGGCGCTCGAAATCGCGGCGCGGCCTGAAGTCATCTTCTGCTCGTTCGGCGACATGCTGCGTGTGCCGGGCACGCAAGCGGACCTGCTATCCGTGAAAGCCCGCGGCGGCGACGTGCGCATCGTTTATTCGCCGCTCGGTGCTGTGAAGCTGGCGAGGGAGAATCCAGCGCGCGAGGTCGTGTTCTTCGCCGTCGGTTTCGAGACCACCGCGCCGGCCAATGCGATGGCCGTGGCGCAGGCGCGCGAGTTCGGTTTGAAGAACTTCTCGCTGCTGGTCTCGCATGTGCTCGTGCCGCCCGCGATGGAGGCGATTCTTGCGTCGGCGGCCAACCGCGTGCAGGGCTTCCTCGCCGCCGGGCACGTTTGCGCGGTGATGGGCTTCACCGAATATGAACCCATCTCGCGCCGGTATCGCGTGCCCATCGTGGTCACGGGCTTTGAGCCGCTGGACATTCTGCAAGGCGTGCTGATGTGTGTGGAACAACTCGAAACGGGCCGCGCCGGAGTGGAGAACCAATACACCCGCGCGGTTCGCCGCGAGGGCAACACTCCGGCGCAGCAACTCATCCGCGAAGTTTTCCGCGTAGTGCCCCGCAAGTGGCGCGGCGTCGGCGAGATTCCGCAGAGCGGCCTCAGCTTGAGCGCAGCCTACGCGGGGTTCGACGCGGAGCAGCGGTTTGGCGTGGCGGACGTGTGCGCTGAGGAATCGTCCGAATGTATCAGCGGCCTGATACTGCAAGGCATCAGGAAACCGCACGAATGCCCGGCCTTTGGCACACGCTGCACGCCGGAGCATCCGCTCGGCGCAACGATGGTGTCGAGCGAAGGCGCGTGCGCGGCTTACCATCGTTACCGTCGTGTGCAAGCCGCTCAATCTTGA
- a CDS encoding helix-turn-helix domain-containing protein — translation MTATVVQPTILNSEPLRRDTGLSCSAHEVTRIEKAKNLLLNPHYRLGEIAEHLGFRSITQFNRCFEHIAGQSPTAYRQMLGQPNIDAPGTRPTPMKSKSAPEKLKVLILYSDRISGHEAMRTCDHALKQLDKDHWFEFRLWRMDMLDQRDIRTHASRDVAAADMIVVTVDDERACSETFQRWARSWPAPQRGARRALVAFQPGGGAVALSASGCVDFLRELAAQRGMDLLNNHPPGASTPRAIPAQWMERSQESSDSMSAAEPRAEFARASLEETTPTYRRWGINE, via the coding sequence ATGACAGCAACAGTCGTTCAGCCGACGATTCTGAATTCAGAGCCTTTGAGGCGCGACACAGGACTGTCTTGTTCGGCGCATGAGGTGACGCGCATCGAAAAGGCCAAAAACCTCTTGCTCAATCCGCACTACCGCCTCGGCGAAATCGCCGAGCACCTCGGCTTTCGATCCATAACCCAATTCAACCGCTGCTTCGAACACATCGCCGGCCAGTCGCCGACGGCCTACCGGCAAATGCTGGGACAGCCAAACATCGACGCGCCAGGAACCAGACCGACGCCCATGAAAAGCAAAAGCGCACCTGAAAAGCTAAAAGTCCTGATTCTATATTCAGACCGCATCAGCGGCCATGAAGCCATGCGGACCTGCGACCACGCCCTCAAGCAACTCGACAAGGACCATTGGTTTGAATTCCGGCTCTGGCGGATGGACATGCTGGACCAGCGGGACATCCGCACTCACGCCAGCCGCGACGTGGCCGCAGCCGACATGATTGTCGTCACGGTGGACGATGAGCGCGCGTGTTCGGAAACGTTTCAACGCTGGGCCAGGAGTTGGCCGGCCCCTCAGCGGGGCGCGCGCCGCGCGTTGGTGGCATTTCAACCCGGCGGCGGCGCGGTGGCGTTGTCCGCGTCGGGTTGCGTGGATTTTCTACGCGAACTGGCCGCCCAACGAGGCATGGACCTGCTCAATAACCACCCGCCTGGTGCCTCCACCCCCCGCGCCATCCCCGCGCAATGGATGGAGAGATCGCAGGAGTCGTCAGACTCGATGTCCGCCGCGGAGCCTCGGGCTGAATTCGCCCGCGCCTCACTGGAGGAAACCACCCCCACCTATCGCCGCTGGGGCATCAACGAATGA
- a CDS encoding isoamylase early set domain-containing protein yields the protein MAKTIKSKGKQTFSITAPAATSVQLAGDFTHWEQNPVPLKKETGGVWRATIELEPGAHHYRFLVDGQWQDDPDCALRVPNPYGSADMVRQVG from the coding sequence ATGGCTAAGACAATCAAATCCAAAGGCAAACAAACGTTCTCCATCACGGCTCCGGCAGCGACGAGCGTGCAGCTCGCGGGAGACTTCACGCACTGGGAACAGAATCCGGTTCCTCTCAAAAAGGAAACCGGAGGTGTGTGGCGCGCGACGATCGAACTGGAACCGGGTGCGCATCATTACCGGTTCCTGGTGGACGGCCAGTGGCAGGACGACCCGGATTGCGCCCTCCGCGTGCCGAATCCCTACGGGAGTGCAGACATGGTGCGGCAGGTGGGTTGA
- the hypF gene encoding carbamoyltransferase HypF, producing the protein MTSTPANPVTTTSEAPVRLRMTIRGAVQGVGFRPFVYRLATELKLAGWVNNSPQGVAVEVEGLRARAEEFLLRLEVEKPPHSSIQSLEAAWLNAAGFGSFEIRASDGDGGKSALVLPDIATCADCRREIFNPKNRRYHYPFTNCTHCGPRFSIIKSLPYDRANTAMKSFTMCARCQAEYDDPRDRRFHAQPNACPACGPYLELWDAHGRCFEAHDTALRAAVEAILRGMIVAVKGVGGFHLIVSAHDERAVRRLRERKHREEKPFALMFPSLESVRESCEVSPLEARLLRSPEAPIVLLRRRRESQITNPKSQLSGAIAPGNPCLGVMLPYTPLHHLLLAELRFAVVATSGNLSDEPICTDEREALEGLGAIADVFLVHNRPIVRHVDDSILRVMAGRELVLRRARRFAPLPVCVQTELPTTLAVGAHLKNTVALAVGRQVFISQHIGDLETAPALAAFGRVAADLPRLYEAHPEVIAADAHPDYLSTQFAMARTVQAPGARFVPVQHHYAHVLSCMAENELEPPVLGVCWDGTGYGLDGTIWGGEFLRVIANGFERVAHLRPFRLPGGEQAMREPCRSALGLLYECLGEDAFTRKRLPTLGAFSETELRTLRQMLVRGVNAPLTSSAGRLFDAVASLLGLRQMAGFEGQAAMEVEFAAGAGPSDEAYELTLSNGVLDWIPMMHDLLHDIYEQIPTANIAAKFHHALVEGIVAVARVVGEERVALTGGCFQNKHLTERAVKRLAEEGFRPCWHQRVPPNDGGIALGQVLAAVGALASEKSSCV; encoded by the coding sequence ATGACCAGCACCCCGGCCAACCCCGTGACGACGACAAGCGAAGCGCCCGTACGCCTGCGCATGACGATTCGCGGCGCGGTGCAAGGCGTGGGATTTCGGCCCTTCGTCTATCGGCTGGCGACGGAGTTGAAGCTGGCGGGTTGGGTCAACAATTCGCCGCAGGGCGTGGCCGTAGAAGTGGAGGGTCTGCGAGCGCGCGCGGAAGAATTCCTGTTGCGCCTCGAAGTGGAGAAGCCGCCGCACAGTTCGATTCAGAGTCTGGAGGCGGCGTGGCTCAATGCGGCGGGGTTCGGCTCATTCGAGATTCGCGCCAGCGACGGCGACGGCGGGAAGAGCGCGCTCGTGTTGCCCGACATCGCGACGTGCGCGGACTGCCGCCGCGAAATTTTTAACCCGAAAAACCGCCGTTACCACTACCCGTTCACCAACTGCACGCACTGCGGCCCGCGCTTCAGCATTATCAAATCGCTGCCCTACGACCGAGCGAACACGGCGATGAAATCGTTCACGATGTGCGCGCGGTGTCAGGCCGAATACGACGACCCGCGCGACCGCCGCTTCCACGCTCAACCAAACGCCTGCCCGGCCTGCGGCCCGTATCTGGAACTTTGGGACGCGCACGGCCGATGCTTTGAGGCTCACGACACGGCCCTGCGGGCCGCCGTCGAGGCGATTCTACGGGGAATGATTGTCGCCGTGAAAGGGGTGGGTGGTTTTCACCTCATCGTTTCCGCGCACGATGAACGCGCGGTGCGGCGGCTGCGCGAGCGAAAGCATCGCGAGGAAAAGCCGTTCGCGCTGATGTTTCCGTCGCTGGAGTCGGTGCGCGAGTCATGTGAAGTGTCGCCGCTCGAAGCACGCCTGCTCCGCTCGCCGGAAGCGCCCATTGTGCTGCTGCGCCGTCGCCGCGAATCTCAAATTACAAATCCGAAATCTCAACTCTCAGGGGCAATCGCGCCGGGTAATCCATGTCTCGGCGTGATGCTGCCTTACACGCCACTGCATCATTTGCTGCTGGCCGAACTGCGCTTCGCGGTCGTAGCTACGAGCGGCAACTTAAGCGACGAACCTATTTGCACCGACGAACGCGAAGCCCTCGAAGGTCTCGGCGCCATCGCCGACGTTTTCCTCGTCCACAACCGCCCCATTGTGCGGCACGTGGATGACTCCATCCTGCGTGTCATGGCCGGGCGCGAATTGGTGCTGCGGCGGGCGCGCCGATTCGCACCGCTGCCGGTCTGCGTGCAGACCGAGTTGCCGACGACTCTCGCCGTCGGGGCGCACCTGAAGAACACCGTCGCGTTGGCTGTCGGGAGACAGGTGTTTATCAGCCAGCACATCGGCGATCTGGAAACCGCGCCCGCGCTGGCCGCCTTTGGGCGGGTCGCGGCCGACTTGCCGCGACTCTACGAGGCTCACCCGGAAGTCATCGCCGCCGACGCGCACCCGGATTATCTCTCGACGCAGTTCGCCATGGCGCGCACGGTTCAAGCGCCGGGCGCACGTTTCGTTCCCGTGCAGCATCATTACGCGCATGTGCTGTCGTGCATGGCCGAGAACGAACTCGAACCACCCGTACTCGGCGTGTGCTGGGACGGCACGGGCTACGGGCTGGACGGCACGATTTGGGGTGGCGAGTTCCTGCGCGTGATTGCCAATGGTTTCGAGCGCGTCGCACACTTGCGCCCGTTCCGTCTGCCGGGCGGGGAACAGGCCATGCGCGAGCCGTGCCGGTCCGCGCTGGGTTTGCTTTACGAATGTCTAGGCGAAGACGCATTCACGCGGAAACGACTCCCGACGCTCGGCGCGTTCTCCGAAACCGAATTGCGGACGTTGCGCCAAATGCTGGTACGCGGCGTGAACGCGCCGCTGACCTCCAGCGCGGGCCGCTTGTTCGATGCCGTCGCGTCGCTGCTTGGGTTGCGTCAGATGGCCGGTTTCGAGGGCCAGGCCGCGATGGAAGTCGAGTTCGCCGCCGGCGCCGGCCCTTCGGACGAAGCCTACGAACTCACTTTGTCTAACGGGGTGTTGGACTGGATACCCATGATGCACGACCTCCTGCACGACATTTATGAACAGATACCGACGGCGAACATCGCGGCGAAGTTTCATCACGCGCTCGTCGAAGGCATCGTGGCCGTCGCTCGCGTGGTGGGCGAGGAGCGCGTGGCGCTCACCGGCGGCTGCTTTCAGAACAAGCATCTTACCGAGCGCGCGGTGAAACGTCTGGCCGAGGAAGGCTTCCGGCCCTGCTGGCATCAGCGCGTGCCGCCCAATGACGGCGGCATTGCCCTGGGGCAAGTGTTGGCCGCAGTGGGGGCATTGGCTTCGGAGAAATCATCATGTGTTTAG